A window of the Lactuca sativa cultivar Salinas chromosome 5, Lsat_Salinas_v11, whole genome shotgun sequence genome harbors these coding sequences:
- the LOC111898545 gene encoding protein NRT1/ PTR FAMILY 6.4 encodes MVAITFLPPYKPPFAAFWQILTPPVAAMSLCLGVYLSRPVVLVCSTSTNENEKEEECVDFKGNPADMSNTGGWVAAGLILGTELSERICVIGISMNLVTYLHGSLHLSSSKSANIVSNFMGTLNLLALFGGFIADAKIGRFLAILIFSFICALGMVLLTLATTIQRLKPPSCETSGGWKCIEATGSQLAMLYIALYTVALGGGGIKSNVSGFGSDQFDKSTPEDEKKMVYFFNRFYFCISVGSLFAVTVMVYLQDKKGWGVGYGVSAGTMGIAVFLLLCGTRFYRYKKPKGSPLSVIWRVVFLAMKNRRLPYPNHPSLLNGYDSSKVQHTEKLRCLDKAAIMATNEANEDLWIVSSVTEVEEVKMVINLIPIWSTGILFWTIYSQMNTFTVEQANIMNRKHGRFNIPPGSFSFFLFISILLFTSLNERLIVPFAKRITNYPKGLTSLQRIGIGLVFSVAGMVAAAICEIRRKSDMKNGVKTNAFWLVPQFFLVGAGEAFAYVGQLEFFITEAPEKMKSMSTGLFQTTLAMGFFVSSLLVSLTNMATHERWLKNNLDQGELNNFYWMLAILGVFNFFGFLILASRHQYKSQHYENEIETRRIDDI; translated from the exons ATGGTGGCCATTACCTTCTTGCCGCCGTATAAGCCTCCTTTTGCCGCCTTCTGGCAGATATTGACACCACCAGTCGCTGCTATGAGTTTGTGTTTGGGTGTGTATCTTAGTAGACCTGTTGTGTTG GTTTGTTCTACTTCTACGAATGAGaatgagaaagaagaagaatgtgTAGATTTCAAAGGGAATCCTGCTGACATGTCCAACACAGGTGGATGGGTTGCAGCTGGACTGATTTTAGGCACTGAACTCTCAGAGAGAATCTGTGTGATAGGGATATCAATGAATTTAGTAACATATCTCCATGGATCTTTGCATCTTTCTTCCTCAAAATCTGCAAATATTGTCTCAAACTTCATGGGCACTCTCAATCTTCTTGCCCTTTTTGGAGGATTCATAGCAGATGCTAAAATCGGCCGTTTCTTAGCCATCCTCATCTTTTCATTTATTTGTGCTCTC GGTATGGTGTTACTGACACTAGCAACCACCATCCAACGCCTGAAGCCGCCATCATGTGAGACCTCAGGCGGGTGGAAATGCATAGAAGCCACCGGAAGTCAACTGGCGATGCTCTACATAGCACTTTACACGGTGGCACTGGGTGGTGGTGGGATAAAGTCAAATGTCTCAGGGTTTGGGTCTGACCAGTTTGACAAGTCAACACCTGAAGATGAAAAGAAAATGGTTTACTTTTTCAACAGGTTTTATTTCTGTATCAGTGTTGGATCTCTTTTTGCAGTGACTGTAATGGTTTATTTACAAGATAAAAAGGGTTGGGGAGTGGGGTATGGGGTGTCTGCTGGGACTATGGGTATAGCTGTCTTTTTGCTGTTGTGTGGGACCCGGTTTTATCGGTATAAAAAACCAAAAGGGAGCCCTTTGAGTGTTATATGGAGAGTTGTGTTTTTAGCTATGAAGAATAGGAGATTGCCTTACCCTAATCATCCTAGTTTATTGAATGGCTATGATTCCTCAAAAGTTCAACATACTGAGAAACTCAg GTGCCTTGACAAGGCTGCAATAATGGCAACAAATGAAGCAAATGAAGATTTATGGATAGTTTCAAGTGTAACTGAAGTTGAAGAAGTCAAAATGGTTATAAACCTAATCCCAATATGGTCAACAGGGATCCTCTTCTGGACAATTTACTCTCAGATGAACACTTTCACAGTAGAACAAGCAAACATCATGAACAGAAAACATGGAAGATTCAACATCCCTCCAGGATCATTCTCCTTCTTCCTCTTCATATCCATTCTCCTATTTACCTCCCTTAACGAAAGGCTAATTGTTCCTTTTGCTAAAAGGATCACAAATTATCCAAAAGGTCTCACAAGTCTTCAAAGAATTGGAATTGGCCTTGTGTTTTCAGTAGCAGGAATGGTGGCTGCTGCCATTTGTGAGATAAGAAGGAAATCAGACATGAAAAATGGTGTCAAAACGAATGCTTTTTGGTTAGTGCCTCAGTTTTTCTTGGTGGGTGCTGGTGAAGCTTTTGCTTATGTTGGTCAACTTGAGTTTTTCATCACTGAAGCACCTGAGAAGATGAAGTCAATGAGTACAGGTCTGTTTCAGACTACTTTAGCTATGGGGTTTTTTGTGAGTAGTTTGTTGGTGTCATTGACTAATATGGCAACTCATGAGAGGTGGCTCAAGAACAATTTGGATCAAGGGGAGTTGAATAACTTCTACTGGATGCTTGCAATTCTAGGAGTGTTTAACTTTTTTGGGTTTTTAATCTTGGCATCTAGACACCAGTATAAATCACAGCATTATGAAAATGAGATTGAGACAAGAAGGATTGATGACATATAG
- the LOC111898546 gene encoding uncharacterized protein LOC111898546, which yields MNAYKACAPIAWSPNLYITLVRGIPGTRKLHRRTLEALRLGKCNRTVMRWNTPTLRGMLQQVKRLVVIETEEMFKARKQEQEKHCALRPPLIVTHLPTPASA from the exons ATGAATGCTTACAAAGCATGTGCTCCAATCGCATGGAGTCCCAACCTGTACATAACTCTAGTGAGGGGCATTCCAGGAACACGAAAACTTCACAGGCGTACCTTAGAAGCATTGCGTCTTGGGAAATGCAACAGAACTGTCATGCGATGGAATACTCCTACTCTCAGAGGAATGCTTCAACAG GTTAAAAGATTGGTTGTAATCGAGACTGAAGAAATGTTCAAAGCAcgcaaacaagaacaagaaaagcATTGTGCACTTCGTCCACCTTTGATTGTCACGCATCTTCCAACACCTGCAAGTGCTTGA